TTCTTTAATTAAAGCAAAGTAGAATAACGCCTGCAAATAGTATGGGTTAAAAAATATATTCTAGAAAGAAGGTTTATGAAAGAGATTTCATTAGTTTGTGATGGTTGTAGCCTAGGTAATTCTAATTATCAAGCAGGTGAAAGCCGAGCAGCAGCAGTAGCAATTTTGACATATAAAGAAGTGCAAAAGATTTTTGGTGAATATTTAGGAAACGCTAGTAATCAGCAAGCAGAAATTGTTGCTGTTTGTATAGGTTTAGAACAACTGCGCGAACCTTGCAAGGTGACAGTAGTTTCTGATTCACAATATGTAATTAAAACTATGACCGGAGAATTTCGTAAGAAAGCCAATTTTGATTTTTGGGATAGGCTTAATAAAGCTTGTCAAAAGCATCAAATCACTTGGACTTGGACAAGAGGACACGCTGGACATCAATTACAAGAATGTTGTGATCGTGCAGCTAAATTAATTGCATCAACAGGAAAAGTAAGCCAAGCTGATTTAGATAAAATCTTATCGGAACAATAACTATTTTAGTTTTCAATAAATTAAAATATGTTTACTTGATTAAAAAGGCAATAACAATCCAAAATAAAACAAAGGCTATTAAAACGCTGATATTTCTCATTTGTGCAGAAGGCTCTATCATATTTTTATCCCCATTAAAAAGTTATTTAGTATTTTGTAGAGCCTTTAGGCAATGTTTATGCCAAATTTATAAAACTTTTATGCCAAATTTATCAGAAAACCCTATCTACTTCCTAAACAATAACTTTTCGTCCGCCATTAATTTTTATTTATCTTTTTTTGTTTTAATCTCTATCCCATTTAGTGTAATTGGAATACCAAATAGAAAATTGATAATTAAGGACTGTCCTAAAAAATGAAAAATTTAGTTAAAAGTTTAAAATTTAAGACAATAGAAAAAACAGTTAAAGGAATAAAAAATCATGTTTTAGAAACTCCCTGCACTAAAAATTACTGGCTAACTGATCTAGTAAGTTTAGCTACTAATAAAAATTTTCCAAACATTTATATCAAGTGGGAAAATCAACAACTTACAGGCTCTTTTAAGCTTCGAGGAGCATTTAATAAATTATTAAGGCTTAGAAAATTAGGGATAAAAGAAGTTTTGGGAGTTTCAGCAGGTAATCATGGTCTTGGAATGGCTTATGCTGCTTCTAAGTTGGGTATGCAGCCAACTATTGTTGTACCAAAAACCGCTGTAGCAACAAAAATAGCAGCAATCAAACGTTTTGGAGCTAACTTAATAATTGAAGGTGAAGATTATGACCAGGCAGAAATAATTGCTCGACAAATGGCAAAAGAAAGAAAAATAGAATTTGTTTCGCCCTACAATGATTTAGAAATTATCGCTGGTCAGGCTAGCGTAGCCGTAGAAACGCTTAAAAATCGCTCTTTTGATTTACTGCTTGTTCCTGTTGGCGGTGGAGGACTCTTAGCAGGCTGTGCCATAGTTGGAGCAAAACATAAAATAGATGTTATTGAGTACAACCAGCTAATTCAACAGCTATGCAAAGCTCTTTTCAAGCAGGTGAAATTGTTAAAGTAACAAAATTACCAACCATTGCTGATGGTCTATCAGGGAATTTAGAAGATAATACTTGCACTTTTCCAATTGTCAAAAAATATGTTAAAGATATTGTTACAGTTACAGAAGAAGAAATTGAGCAGACAATTTTTAATTTTCTCCTAAATGATCACCAAATTATAGAAGGCTCTGGAGCAGTTGCCGCTGCTGCGTTACTAGCAAATAAAGTAAATCTTGCAAAATATAAAAATATTGGTGTTATTGTTTCAGGCGGTAATATTGACTTAAGTAAAATTAAAGGAATAATTGATAAATATATCAATTATCTATAACTTAAGAATCAAAATTTTCAAATTATACACTTAATTTAAGTGTTGGCTTTATTTCCCCTACATACAAACCACGATGGTTTGTTATTGGTGGCAAATATTTAGCTTTTAAGCTTTCCATATTTGAATTAGATAAAATGCCTAGCTGCTCAACAGTAGCTAAAATAGCTGCGTTACGCGCTCGTCCAATGTCGCCATCTTCAATTTTAATTGCAATACATAAACCATAAGGATATTTTTCACTAGGCAGTAGCCCAATTGTATAAACACCTTCTGCCCCTGCTTTAGCAACTAGTTGACCAGGCAAAGCACGCATTAAATCTGTGTCAATTCTATCTGTGTCAGACGCTACCATTTCAGGAAATTCTAGCATCGCGCTAGTTATCAAATTTGCTGCTTTTTGCAACTGTGGGCTTAAATTTTCTGGATTTACTAAACGAGCATAAATCAAAGCCATTTGTCTAACGCTAATAGCAAAAGTCGCCGCGCTACAACCATCAATTGCCATAATTAAATCTTGGCGACTAATTCCAGCAAATTCAGCAACAACATTAGCTATAGCTTGTTGAACAGGATGTTCTATTTTGTAGTAGTCTTCTAAGCTATATTTTCCAATAATTGCACTAGCTAACATTCCAGCATGTTTGCCAGAGCAATTATTATGTAGCTCATTTACTTGTTTTCCTAAAACTTTAGCAGCAGTGTGACTAAAAGGCTTATGAACACCACAACATAAAGCTGTATAAGGTAAATTAATTTTAGATAAAATGCTAGCGGCACAATCAGCATGATAAGGTTCTCCGTTATGAGAGCCAGCCATTAAAGCTAATTCAGCTTTGGTAAAGCCAAAATGCTCACTAGCACCACTTAAAATAACAGAAATTGCTTGATGAGGTTTAGCAGAAGACCTTAAGTAAGTAATAAAATTTATATCTCCCAATGAGCTAATTAATTCATTTTTAGGATTAACAATTGCAATCATTCCTCTATGCCGGGATTCAACAATGCTACCTCTAGTTATTTCAACTAATACTATTGATTCATTACTATTAATCAAGATTTTATACCTACTTTAATTTAATTAATGCTTTGCCTTAAATGACAAGGCTATTATCATATGCCCCTACAGGGCATTAAGAAACATTTATTTTCAATAATTTATAAAATACCTTCAGGTAATATGCTTAATTATTGAACTGGAACTAAATCATTATTTTGATTTAACTCTAAAGATCCTATTAGCTCAATGCTATATTCTTTAATACTTTGAGGATATGTATTAGTAATACGCATTAATATATTTTGCTTCTCTTTAACTAACAAAGTTATACTTTTTTCTGAAACTTTATTACTAGTGCTACTTACAGAAAAAACTGTACTTTTATCTATGTAAGCTATAGGATTATTATCTTTATCAAAAAATTCAACAGCAATTGTGCTTCCATCAGACATTAGACCAAGTGTTAGGTCAATTTCTCCTGCTTCAGCAACAAAAGTGTAATATAAATCTTTTTCGCTACCTGTTTGAGCAGATATTTCATTGCTAGTTAAAGGTTTTGGGTTATCACGGTCATTAAATAGTTTAGACAAAGATTCAAAAGCTTTATTTGCGCTAGGATCTGGTTTAATAATTTGTATTGCTCCAGTTAAGCGCAGTCGATAAGCTTTTAAGTCTTTTGGGTAACTGTTACTAATACGCATTAAAATTGATTGGCTACGTTCATTGATTAATGAAAAATTTCTTTTTTCATGATGATCCGCAGTAGCAGCAAGGGAAAATTCACTACTATTATTGTTGAATTTAATAGGTTTATCTTGATCATCAAAAGCTTGTATTGACAATGTGCTACCGTTAGAAATTAAATCTAAAGAAAATTGCAATTCTCCTGGTTGGACTCTAAAAGTATAGTAAAGGTCTTTTTCGTTACCACGTTGAATTATTTCATTGCTAGCCAAAACAATTGGATTATCCCTAGCTTCAAACTCTTTTAAGAGTGATGCAAAATTTGTTTTTTCTTTCTCTTTGCTATATTTTATTGGCCCAGTTAAAACTAAGCGATAAGCTTTTAAGTCATTTGGATAGTTACTAGAAATTCTCATTAAAAGTTTTTGCTTACGTGTATTATTTATCGTTGTAACACTCTTTTCATTATGAAAAGCAACCGCAGCTAAAGAAAGATCTGTAGTGTTATTAGAAAATTGTATTAGATTGGCAGATTCATCAAAAATATTGACTACCACTGTTGAACCATTAGAAATAACATTTAAAGCCAATTTAATTTCCCCTGGATCAGCATCAAAATTATAGTAAAGATCCTTATCGTTGCCTTTATTAACTATTTGGCTGCTAGATAAAGGAGTTGGATTATCCCTATCTTCAAACTCTTTTGCTAGAGCAGATAATTTATTAACATCACTAACTTCTTTAGAAACAGCTAGTTCTAAATTACCATTTATTTGCAGTCGATAAGCTTTTAAGTCTTTGGGGTAGTTATTAGAGAGTTTTAAGATAATTTTTTGTTTTGCAGAGTTAATAAATGTAATTGTTTTTTGCTCATTATGATTAGATAAAGAACTTAAAGATAATATGCTACTAGGTAAAGGCTTAAGATCTTTGTCTAGGGTTTCTAAAGTAACTGTTGCACCATTAGCAATAACATTAAGGGTTAGCTTTATTTCACCTGCTAAAGCTAAAACTTCATAGTAACGAGGTTCATTTAGCCCATAACCTAAAATTACTTTTGCGGATAGTGGGGTAGGTTTACGCTCATCTTTAGAAGCTAGAGAAATATCTATAGCTTGGCTAGCTGAAAAGTTTGTTGTACTAGGTTTATTTTTTGATAAAAAGAACAATCCTACAACTATTGCAGTAGCAAAAATAAAAATACTTGCTATTGCTACTAAAAAAGGCAATTTACTAGACTTTTCTGGTAAATTATTTAGTCTATCTGCTGGTATTTGTACAGTATCATTAACCCTTGTAACTAGTTGTGTTTGTTCTGCTTTAGCTTGTGGATTTGTACCAGGGTTAGTCTGAGGTATATTATTATTACCGTCTTTTACTAATGTAGCAATATTATCATTTTCATTAAAAGGAACCGTTTTTACTTGTAAAGATGGAGACGTTTGTATTTTATCGTTTGATTTATTTGCAGCAGATAAAACTGTCATTAGCTGTGGGTCTTGAGTCTTTTTTATTGCATCGTTTAGCTCTTTTTTCATTTGAGCAATGCTAGCTGGGCGTTCATCCCGTTTCTGAGATAATGCCCTAGATAAAACTTCTGAAATAGCAATTGGGATTTGTGGACTAATTTCACAAGCTGGACGCAAAGGATCACTATTACCATTAAGTACGCTTAAGACCCTAGGCATTGCATCAGCAGGTTTTACACCTGTTAATAAATGATAAATAGTTGCTGCTAAGGCATAAATATCGCTTCGTTCATCTGTTCCTGTGCCTTCAATTTGTTCTATTGGGGCATAATGTGGGGTATAACCATAAATACTTGCATTTGTATTGCTTTGGGATTGATTGCCTTTTGCTAGTCCAAAATCTAGCAAAATAATTTCGCCACGTTCAGTTAGTTTTAGATTGCTGGGTTTAATATCTCGGTGAATTATTGGAGGGTTTTGGCTATGAAGATAATCTAAAGCATCTAGCAAGCGTTCTGACCAATTAAGTACATCAATAAGTGGAAAAACTTTTTTTTCTAATAGCAATTCCCTAAGTCTTTACCATCAATATATTGCATTATCAAATATTGCCCATCGCCTTCAAAAAATAATCACTTACAACAGGCAAGCTGGCATGTCTTAGTTTTGCTAGTAGTTTAGCTTCTCTTTCAAAAGCCTTATGTAAAGCTTCTTGGTTTACGATAGTTTCCTTAAGTGCTACAGTCACACCTAATCTTTGGTCTTTGGCTTCATAAACTGCACCCATACCGCCTTGGCCTATTTTATTTACTATTAAATAACGGTTTTGCAGCACAGTTCCAACTGCTAGCATTAAGTAAATACTCCTTAGTTACTTATAAAAATTTATAAGAATAAGCAATGATTATATTGATTAGCTATAAGAAAGAAAACCTATGCTAGTCTATTTCCTAATGCAATTTCTCAGCCTTCTAACTTACAAAATAAAATAGCTTGGCAAAGCACCAAGCTATTTTAAGTAATAGAAAATTTACTAATATAAGCTTTATTGACCTTGGGCGATTTCTTCTAATTTATTTCCATCACCCCAACCATAACGAACTATTTCCACATGTATTTTACGACGGCCAAAATTTTTAGCTTCTTTACGACATGCCATATAAATATCTAGGCGGTTGCCACGAATTGCAGGGCCTGTATCCATAACCCGATAAAGTCCCGAGTATTTACCCGCTTGAATTTTTACTATTGACCCTAAAGGCAATATTTTTGGATCTGCTGCTACTATTCCACTACGAACACGCGCACCACAAGCCGTTACACCTTTTATACTATATGCAGTAGCTTCAAAATTTTGAACCAATGAAACATAACTATCATAAGTCCCATTGATTGGAAATTTAGGGAATTTAGCAATTCCCGCGCTTTGAGATAAAAGCTGTGGGAGTTCATCTGTTACTGATTTACGTAAATTTGGTAGGGTAATAGGTTTATTCTCTGTTAGAGAATGGTTTGCATTTATTATTGATTCGCTAAGTAATAAA
The window above is part of the Blastocatellia bacterium genome. Proteins encoded here:
- a CDS encoding ribonuclease HI produces the protein MKEISLVCDGCSLGNSNYQAGESRAAAVAILTYKEVQKIFGEYLGNASNQQAEIVAVCIGLEQLREPCKVTVVSDSQYVIKTMTGEFRKKANFDFWDRLNKACQKHQITWTWTRGHAGHQLQECCDRAAKLIASTGKVSQADLDKILSEQ
- a CDS encoding pyridoxal-phosphate dependent enzyme produces the protein MKNLVKSLKFKTIEKTVKGIKNHVLETPCTKNYWLTDLVSLATNKNFPNIYIKWENQQLTGSFKLRGAFNKLLRLRKLGIKEVLGVSAGNHGLGMAYAASKLGMQPTIVVPKTAVATKIAAIKRFGANLIIEGEDYDQAEIIARQMAKERKIEFVSPYNDLEIIAGQASVAVETLKNRSFDLLLVPVGGGGLLAGCAIVGAKHKIDVIEYNQLIQQLCKALFKQVKLLK
- a CDS encoding pyridoxal-phosphate dependent enzyme, with protein sequence MQSSFQAGEIVKVTKLPTIADGLSGNLEDNTCTFPIVKKYVKDIVTVTEEEIEQTIFNFLLNDHQIIEGSGAVAAAALLANKVNLAKYKNIGVIVSGGNIDLSKIKGIIDKYINYL
- a CDS encoding asparaginase, which produces MINSNESIVLVEITRGSIVESRHRGMIAIVNPKNELISSLGDINFITYLRSSAKPHQAISVILSGASEHFGFTKAELALMAGSHNGEPYHADCAASILSKINLPYTALCCGVHKPFSHTAAKVLGKQVNELHNNCSGKHAGMLASAIIGKYSLEDYYKIEHPVQQAIANVVAEFAGISRQDLIMAIDGCSAATFAISVRQMALIYARLVNPENLSPQLQKAANLITSAMLEFPEMVASDTDRIDTDLMRALPGQLVAKAGAEGVYTIGLLPSEKYPYGLCIAIKIEDGDIGRARNAAILATVEQLGILSNSNMESLKAKYLPPITNHRGLYVGEIKPTLKLSV
- a CDS encoding serine/threonine protein kinase, translated to MLLEKKVFPLIDVLNWSERLLDALDYLHSQNPPIIHRDIKPSNLKLTERGEIILLDFGLAKGNQSQSNTNASIYGYTPHYAPIEQIEGTGTDERSDIYALAATIYHLLTGVKPADAMPRVLSVLNGNSDPLRPACEISPQIPIAISEVLSRALSQKRDERPASIAQMKKELNDAIKKTQDPQLMTVLSAANKSNDKIQTSPSLQVKTVPFNENDNIATLVKDGNNNIPQTNPGTNPQAKAEQTQLVTRVNDTVQIPADRLNNLPEKSSKLPFLVAIASIFIFATAIVVGLFFLSKNKPSTTNFSASQAIDISLASKDERKPTPLSAKVILGYGLNEPRYYEVLALAGEIKLTLNVIANGATVTLETLDKDLKPLPSSILSLSSLSNHNEQKTITFINSAKQKIILKLSNNYPKDLKAYRLQINGNLELAVSKEVSDVNKLSALAKEFEDRDNPTPLSSSQIVNKGNDKDLYYNFDADPGEIKLALNVISNGSTVVVNIFDESANLIQFSNNTTDLSLAAVAFHNEKSVTTINNTRKQKLLMRISSNYPNDLKAYRLVLTGPIKYSKEKEKTNFASLLKEFEARDNPIVLASNEIIQRGNEKDLYYTFRVQPGELQFSLDLISNGSTLSIQAFDDQDKPIKFNNNSSEFSLAATADHHEKRNFSLINERSQSILMRISNSYPKDLKAYRLRLTGAIQIIKPDPSANKAFESLSKLFNDRDNPKPLTSNEISAQTGSEKDLYYTFVAEAGEIDLTLGLMSDGSTIAVEFFDKDNNPIAYIDKSTVFSVSSTSNKVSEKSITLLVKEKQNILMRITNTYPQSIKEYSIELIGSLELNQNNDLVPVQ
- a CDS encoding 3D domain-containing protein, with translation MSFDNSRFRVAKLFLMALALPTALFGWGQSKVLGWQNPSVQSKKASIRGKDNSFSPELSQNLKFPNVGKVPNLLLSESIINANHSLTENKPITLPNLRKSVTDELPQLLSQSAGIAKFPKFPINGTYDSYVSLVQNFEATAYSIKGVTACGARVRSGIVAADPKILPLGSIVKIQAGKYSGLYRVMDTGPAIRGNRLDIYMACRKEAKNFGRRKIHVEIVRYGWGDGNKLEEIAQGQ